In Stieleria varia, one genomic interval encodes:
- the carB gene encoding carbamoyl-phosphate synthase large subunit, protein MPRRDDIKKILLIGSGPIVIGQACEFDYSGTQACKALREEGYEVVLVNSNPATIMTDPATADATYIEPLTWQMVEKVIARERPDALLPTLGGQTGLNVAMDLDAHGVLEKYGVEMIAANAKVIAKAEEREQFKQAMEKIGLDVCLGRTVKTLEQAREALELVGLPAVVRPSFTMGGSGSAIAYNKDDFDVLVKSGLDQSPVTEVLIEESIIGWKEYEMEVMRDRDDNVVIICSIENFDAMGVHTGDSITVAPAQTLSDKEYQRMRDASLAVIREIGVETGGSNIQFAIEPDTGRMIVIEMNPRVSRSSALASKATGFPIAKIAAKLAVGYRLWELRNDITQKTKACFEPTIDYVVTKMPRFAFEKFPDADSTLTTQMKSVGETMAIGRTFRESLQKALRGLEVGAFGLGCDNRDLWGTDEQPDIDAIKAKLGTPGAERIFYMRYAIKAGISIDEIFSLTHIDRWFLDHMVQIIEMEERIAAIGSLDEINHDQMWDAKRDGFSDRQLAKLLGSTETKVRARRLELGIKPAYKSVDTCAAEFEAYTPYYYSTYETETELPPKGDQKRVIILGGGPNRIGQGIEFDYCCCHASFALREIGIESIMVNSNPETVSTDYDTSDILFFEPLTIEDVLNICDATQPDGVIVQFGGQTPLNLARGLQEAGVPIIGTSVDTIEAAEDRERFQQLINDLQLRQPPSGIARNMEEARKEADRIGYPALVRPSFVLGGRAMEICYDRSQFERYVAEAFIVADGQPVLIDRFLEDATEVDVDAICDGTDAVIMGIMEHIEEAGVHSGDSACAIPPFSIPQPVLQEIREATEKLAKALNVIGMMNIQFAIKLEDGTPTLYVLEVNPRASRTVPFVAKATGVPVANLATKVMAGHTLKQLGVTSEPIPRHVSIKESVFPFRKFAGVDIVLGPEMRSTGEVMGISELFSLAFAKSQIAAGAELPDSGKIFLSLSARHKDSVLSLGKLLRELGFSLLATTGTAKRLEDAGVPVERVKKIAEGHPNLIDYLKNEDVQLILNTPSGKGARTDEGKIRAAAVQYGVPCITTLAAAEAAVRAMKVTREMPMEVLSLQERYAETN, encoded by the coding sequence GTGCCACGACGCGACGACATCAAAAAAATCCTGTTGATTGGAAGCGGCCCGATTGTGATCGGCCAAGCTTGTGAGTTCGATTATTCGGGGACCCAGGCTTGCAAGGCGCTACGCGAGGAAGGCTACGAGGTCGTCTTGGTCAACAGCAATCCGGCCACGATCATGACCGATCCGGCGACCGCGGACGCGACCTACATCGAGCCGCTGACTTGGCAGATGGTCGAGAAAGTCATCGCGCGGGAACGCCCCGATGCCTTGCTGCCCACGCTGGGGGGGCAAACCGGACTCAATGTCGCGATGGATTTGGACGCACACGGAGTTTTGGAGAAATACGGCGTCGAGATGATCGCCGCGAATGCCAAAGTGATCGCGAAGGCCGAGGAACGCGAGCAGTTCAAGCAGGCGATGGAAAAGATCGGCTTGGACGTCTGTCTCGGCCGAACCGTCAAAACGTTGGAGCAAGCACGCGAGGCCTTGGAGCTGGTCGGGTTGCCCGCCGTGGTGCGTCCCAGTTTCACCATGGGCGGCAGCGGTTCCGCGATCGCGTACAACAAAGACGACTTTGACGTGTTGGTCAAAAGCGGGTTGGATCAGTCTCCGGTGACGGAGGTTCTGATCGAAGAATCCATCATCGGATGGAAAGAATACGAGATGGAAGTGATGCGGGATCGTGACGACAACGTCGTGATCATCTGTAGCATCGAGAACTTCGACGCAATGGGAGTACACACCGGTGACTCCATCACCGTCGCACCAGCTCAGACGCTGTCCGACAAAGAGTACCAGCGGATGCGTGACGCCTCGTTGGCCGTGATTCGTGAGATCGGTGTCGAGACCGGCGGCAGCAATATCCAGTTTGCGATCGAGCCCGACACGGGCCGCATGATTGTCATCGAGATGAATCCTCGGGTCAGTCGCAGCAGTGCGTTGGCGAGTAAGGCGACCGGGTTCCCGATCGCAAAGATTGCTGCAAAGCTCGCAGTCGGTTACCGCCTCTGGGAATTGCGTAACGACATCACGCAAAAGACGAAGGCTTGTTTTGAGCCCACGATCGACTACGTCGTGACCAAGATGCCGCGATTCGCGTTTGAAAAGTTTCCTGATGCCGATTCTACGCTGACCACACAGATGAAATCGGTCGGTGAGACGATGGCGATCGGGCGAACGTTCCGCGAGTCACTGCAGAAAGCGTTGCGAGGACTGGAGGTGGGTGCCTTTGGCCTGGGTTGTGACAATCGTGATTTGTGGGGAACCGACGAGCAGCCAGACATCGATGCGATCAAAGCAAAGCTGGGGACGCCGGGCGCCGAACGTATCTTCTACATGCGATACGCGATCAAGGCCGGGATTTCGATCGATGAAATCTTTTCCCTGACACACATCGACCGATGGTTCTTGGACCACATGGTTCAGATCATCGAAATGGAAGAACGCATCGCGGCGATCGGCAGTCTGGACGAAATCAACCATGACCAGATGTGGGACGCAAAACGCGACGGGTTTTCTGATCGTCAATTGGCGAAATTGCTTGGGTCGACCGAGACCAAAGTCCGTGCCCGACGCTTGGAACTCGGCATCAAACCGGCGTACAAGAGCGTCGATACCTGCGCCGCGGAGTTTGAAGCTTACACGCCTTATTACTACAGCACCTACGAGACCGAAACCGAACTGCCGCCCAAAGGCGACCAAAAACGTGTCATCATCCTGGGTGGTGGTCCTAATCGAATCGGTCAAGGAATCGAGTTCGACTACTGTTGTTGCCACGCCAGTTTCGCGTTGCGTGAGATCGGTATCGAAAGCATCATGGTCAACAGCAACCCGGAAACGGTCAGCACCGACTATGACACGTCCGACATCCTGTTCTTTGAGCCGCTGACGATCGAAGACGTCTTGAACATCTGCGATGCGACTCAGCCCGACGGAGTGATCGTCCAGTTCGGCGGACAGACCCCGCTGAACTTGGCTCGCGGATTGCAAGAAGCCGGTGTGCCGATCATCGGAACCAGTGTCGACACGATCGAGGCCGCCGAAGACCGAGAGCGTTTCCAGCAGTTGATCAACGACCTGCAATTGCGTCAGCCGCCAAGCGGAATTGCACGCAACATGGAGGAAGCTCGCAAAGAAGCGGATCGCATCGGGTATCCAGCACTGGTGCGTCCGAGTTTTGTTTTGGGCGGACGTGCGATGGAGATCTGCTACGACCGATCACAGTTCGAGCGTTATGTCGCGGAAGCGTTCATTGTCGCCGACGGACAGCCGGTCCTGATCGATCGTTTCCTGGAGGATGCCACGGAAGTCGACGTGGATGCGATTTGCGATGGAACCGATGCGGTGATCATGGGGATCATGGAACACATCGAGGAGGCCGGTGTACACTCGGGCGACTCCGCTTGTGCGATTCCACCGTTCAGCATCCCACAGCCGGTGCTGCAAGAGATTCGCGAGGCGACAGAGAAACTCGCCAAGGCGCTCAATGTCATCGGCATGATGAACATTCAGTTTGCGATCAAGTTGGAAGACGGAACGCCGACGTTGTACGTCTTGGAAGTCAATCCTCGCGCGAGCCGTACGGTGCCGTTTGTTGCCAAGGCGACAGGTGTGCCCGTGGCAAACTTGGCCACCAAAGTCATGGCGGGTCACACGTTGAAGCAACTGGGGGTCACTTCGGAGCCTATCCCGCGTCACGTGTCGATCAAAGAAAGCGTTTTTCCGTTTCGCAAGTTTGCCGGTGTCGACATCGTCCTGGGTCCTGAAATGAGGAGCACCGGCGAAGTGATGGGCATCAGCGAGCTGTTTTCGCTGGCGTTCGCCAAGAGCCAAATCGCTGCGGGTGCCGAGTTGCCCGATAGCGGAAAGATCTTCTTGAGTCTCAGTGCGCGACACAAGGATTCCGTGCTCAGTCTCGGCAAATTGTTGCGGGAGCTCGGGTTCAGCCTGTTGGCAACCACGGGAACCGCCAAGCGTCTAGAGGATGCCGGCGTCCCGGTCGAACGCGTCAAAAAGATCGCCGAAGGACACCCCAACTTGATCGACTACCTCAAGAACGAGGACGTTCAGTTGATCCTGAACACACCCAGTGGCAAAGGTGCCAGAACGGACGAAGGCAAGATCCGAGCCGCGGCGGTGCAGTACGGAGTTCCCTGTATCACGACTTTGGCTGCCGCCGAGGCTGCCGTCAGGGCGATGAAAGTGACACGTGAAATGCCGATGGAAGTGTTGTCACTGCAGGAACGATACGCCGAAACGAACTGA
- a CDS encoding glutaredoxin family protein — translation MFIDPFARLRLSAVTPLVFLFALLSYTPTTAWSDDDAANVSAVHTVQMEVFLRSDLPKSAETIAYIEHLKNKRPGLDVVVHDVLKDREQLARLYALTQRFGRPKPVVPSFYSCRQMYYGFLDAQRSGPGIEALLTMDVYTRDTCPKCQEAKRFLPQLKQRWPAIEYRIHEITGDDIARARWHALSSAVGGSPGLPTFDFAGRVIVGYSGDATTGRQLEDWIREVASEPSAKQPAGKPDDKPPPKPSQTKPSQVQPGLISLINVLQAAQAPDALSETSDSNDSPVMEFPEFELPGEATEGDVGAATLQPPEEASGTPSDTIELPWFGPVRVTDMGLPLFTFIVGLVDGFNPCAMWILVFLLSILVNIKDRRKIIMIAGTFVVVSGLAYYAFMAAWLSMFLLIGIVRPVQIALGLIALTIGVINVKDFFAFKKGVSLSIPEKSKPGLYRRVREIAQAKYMTAALAGVVVLAVVVNMVELLCTAGLPALYTQILTLQDLPAWQNYLYLGLYILAYMLDDSILLGITVVTLSNRKMQEREGRWLKLLSGLVILVLGLVMIFRPSWLTLVGH, via the coding sequence ATGTTCATTGACCCCTTCGCACGACTGCGTTTGTCCGCCGTGACTCCACTGGTGTTTCTCTTTGCGTTGCTCTCATACACACCGACGACAGCGTGGAGCGACGATGATGCCGCCAACGTTAGTGCAGTCCACACGGTACAGATGGAGGTCTTCCTACGCTCGGATCTGCCAAAGTCCGCTGAAACGATCGCGTACATCGAACACCTCAAGAACAAACGTCCCGGCCTAGATGTCGTCGTTCATGATGTGCTCAAGGATCGCGAGCAACTGGCACGCTTGTACGCGTTGACCCAACGATTTGGCCGCCCCAAACCAGTGGTGCCGAGCTTCTACAGTTGCCGACAAATGTACTACGGTTTCCTGGACGCACAGCGAAGTGGCCCGGGGATCGAAGCTTTGCTGACGATGGACGTGTACACCCGCGACACGTGCCCCAAGTGCCAGGAAGCCAAACGGTTCTTGCCTCAATTGAAGCAACGTTGGCCAGCAATCGAGTATCGAATACACGAAATCACTGGAGACGATATCGCTCGCGCCCGTTGGCATGCCCTCAGCAGCGCAGTGGGCGGATCGCCGGGTCTGCCCACGTTTGATTTTGCGGGTCGCGTCATTGTGGGTTACTCCGGGGACGCGACAACCGGCCGGCAACTGGAGGACTGGATCCGCGAAGTCGCAAGCGAACCGTCTGCAAAACAGCCTGCCGGGAAACCTGACGACAAACCGCCGCCCAAACCGTCGCAAACCAAACCGTCGCAAGTCCAACCGGGATTGATTTCGCTGATCAACGTGTTGCAAGCCGCTCAAGCACCGGATGCATTATCCGAAACGTCGGATTCAAACGATTCACCGGTGATGGAGTTTCCTGAATTCGAGTTGCCGGGTGAAGCCACCGAGGGCGATGTCGGCGCGGCTACACTGCAACCGCCCGAGGAGGCATCCGGTACGCCGTCGGATACGATCGAGCTGCCATGGTTCGGCCCAGTTCGTGTCACCGACATGGGCTTGCCACTCTTTACGTTCATCGTCGGGCTTGTCGATGGGTTCAATCCGTGCGCGATGTGGATTCTGGTCTTCCTGTTGTCGATCCTGGTCAACATCAAAGACCGTCGCAAGATCATCATGATCGCCGGTACCTTCGTCGTCGTCAGCGGCCTCGCCTACTATGCGTTCATGGCTGCCTGGCTGAGCATGTTCTTGCTGATCGGAATTGTTCGCCCCGTTCAGATTGCGTTGGGGCTGATCGCTTTGACGATCGGTGTCATCAACGTCAAGGACTTTTTCGCGTTCAAGAAAGGCGTGTCGCTTTCGATCCCTGAGAAAAGCAAGCCTGGGTTGTACCGACGCGTGCGTGAGATTGCCCAAGCCAAGTACATGACCGCGGCATTGGCAGGCGTTGTCGTTCTGGCCGTCGTCGTCAACATGGTCGAGCTACTCTGCACGGCAGGCTTGCCCGCTCTGTACACCCAAATCCTGACGCTGCAGGATCTGCCCGCATGGCAGAACTATCTGTATCTCGGACTCTACATCTTGGCCTACATGCTCGACGATTCGATCCTGCTGGGGATCACCGTGGTCACACTGTCCAATCGCAAGATGCAAGAACGCGAGGGCCGATGGCTGAAACTTCTCAGCGGACTGGTGATCCTGGTCCTCGGCCTCGTCATGATCTTCCGTCCCAGCTGGCTGACGCTGGTTGGCCACTAG
- a CDS encoding universal stress protein, which produces MSGLRPQKTLVPIDFSDLAYDALERALEITDPDGYVDVVHVLPILSAMELGYLYGNLTDDSRIAHVTKILKERFAAVKYDRVELHIAIGDPGSHIAELAKQLKTDLIVIPSHGYGFLKHLLLGSTAERVIRLATCPVLVLRESSESPE; this is translated from the coding sequence ATGTCTGGACTGCGACCACAAAAGACGCTCGTTCCGATTGATTTTAGTGATCTGGCATACGATGCTTTGGAACGTGCCCTGGAAATCACGGATCCTGATGGTTACGTCGATGTCGTTCACGTCTTACCGATCCTGTCAGCGATGGAACTCGGCTATCTTTACGGTAATCTGACGGATGATTCGCGGATCGCGCACGTGACAAAGATCTTGAAGGAGCGATTCGCGGCCGTGAAATATGACCGAGTGGAACTGCACATTGCGATCGGCGATCCTGGCAGCCACATTGCCGAGCTTGCGAAGCAGCTGAAAACAGATTTGATCGTCATCCCCTCGCATGGTTACGGTTTTTTGAAGCACTTGCTGCTCGGTTCTACGGCAGAACGTGTGATACGATTGGCTACCTGTCCTGTGTTGGTGTTGCGTGAATCGTCAGAATCGCCAGAGTAG
- a CDS encoding FAD/NAD(P)-binding protein, whose protein sequence is MSDPWRVMPAEIVGIDDEVRSVRTYHLRLSDSGDAASYRLRAGQFNMLYLPGIGEAAISVSGDPSDCHELVHTVRAVGNVTNRLALSTVGTTLGVRGPYGSHWPLEQCSGCDVVLIAGGIGLAPLRPVIYELLAKRERFGRIWLLMGARSPSDLLYATQYMNWSYEGITVQTTVDRPTDDWSGNVGVVTPLVERLELDRPNQTVVMTCGPEIMMRFAARSAQRIGVSTDHIWVSLERNMTCAFGHCGHCQFGPHFICKDGPVLRYDRVAALLEVRSL, encoded by the coding sequence TTGTCTGATCCTTGGCGTGTCATGCCAGCGGAGATCGTCGGCATAGACGACGAAGTTCGTTCGGTGAGGACCTACCATTTGCGGCTGAGCGACAGTGGTGATGCGGCGAGCTATCGCTTGCGCGCCGGGCAGTTCAACATGCTGTACTTGCCGGGGATTGGCGAAGCCGCCATATCAGTCAGTGGCGATCCGAGTGACTGCCACGAATTGGTCCACACCGTCCGAGCGGTCGGAAACGTCACCAACCGGTTGGCGTTGTCCACCGTCGGCACGACGTTGGGCGTTCGCGGACCGTACGGTTCGCATTGGCCGTTGGAACAGTGCAGCGGTTGCGATGTGGTTTTGATCGCGGGAGGGATTGGGTTGGCACCGCTGCGTCCAGTGATCTACGAATTGTTGGCCAAACGCGAGCGTTTTGGCCGCATCTGGTTGCTGATGGGGGCACGCAGTCCGTCCGATCTGCTTTACGCGACTCAGTACATGAATTGGTCGTATGAAGGCATCACGGTGCAGACGACAGTCGATCGACCGACCGATGATTGGTCGGGAAATGTTGGTGTCGTCACACCGCTGGTGGAGCGTCTGGAGCTTGATCGCCCCAATCAAACGGTGGTGATGACTTGCGGACCAGAGATCATGATGCGGTTCGCTGCAAGGTCGGCGCAGCGCATCGGTGTGTCGACTGATCACATTTGGGTTTCTCTGGAACGAAACATGACGTGCGCCTTTGGCCATTGCGGGCATTGTCAGTTTGGACCCCATTTCATTTGCAAGGACGGACCCGTGCTGAGATACGACCGCGTCGCAGCGTTGTTGGAGGTGCGATCGCTATGA
- a CDS encoding oxidoreductase, giving the protein MSKSTTRKRLGVFKFASCDGCQLSLLSCEDELLDVADAVEIAHFLEASSHIGEGPYDLALVEGSITTARDAQRILEIRQQSRKLVTIGACATAGGIQALRNWADHAEYLRLVYANPQYIDTLATSTAIEEHVEVDFQLRGCPIDKIQLLTVIKAMITNRRPNIPTHSVCMECKRRGTVCIAVTTGQPCVGPVTQAGCGAICPAYDRPCYGCFGPAEQANCEPLSDHYLASGTSPQHLISQLRNMNAGARVFQIESDRVERGRPKLISKSETNS; this is encoded by the coding sequence ATGAGCAAGTCAACGACACGCAAGCGGTTGGGAGTTTTTAAGTTTGCTTCGTGCGACGGATGCCAGTTGTCGCTGTTGAGTTGCGAAGACGAGTTGTTGGATGTCGCCGACGCGGTGGAGATTGCTCATTTCCTGGAAGCCTCCAGCCATATCGGTGAGGGACCCTACGACTTGGCATTGGTCGAAGGCTCGATCACGACGGCAAGGGATGCTCAGCGAATCTTGGAAATCCGTCAACAGTCGCGCAAACTCGTCACGATCGGTGCGTGCGCGACCGCGGGAGGAATCCAAGCCTTACGAAACTGGGCCGATCATGCGGAGTACTTGCGGCTGGTTTACGCGAATCCACAGTACATCGACACGTTGGCAACGAGCACGGCGATCGAAGAACACGTGGAGGTTGATTTTCAGCTTCGTGGTTGCCCGATCGACAAGATACAACTACTGACGGTGATCAAGGCGATGATCACGAATCGTCGTCCGAACATTCCGACACACAGTGTCTGCATGGAATGCAAACGCAGGGGAACGGTGTGCATCGCAGTCACGACCGGTCAGCCTTGCGTCGGCCCGGTCACTCAAGCCGGATGTGGGGCAATTTGCCCCGCCTATGACCGACCGTGCTACGGATGCTTTGGGCCTGCCGAGCAAGCGAATTGTGAGCCGTTGTCGGACCACTACTTGGCATCGGGAACGTCTCCGCAGCATTTGATCTCGCAACTGCGCAACATGAACGCAGGGGCACGCGTCTTTCAGATCGAAAGCGATCGTGTCGAGCGTGGCAGACCGAAACTTATTTCAAAATCCGAGACGAACTCATGA
- a CDS encoding Ni/Fe hydrogenase subunit alpha, translated as MTDGSTRKITVEALTRVEGEGALHVRLRDGGVESVKLSIYEPPRFFEAFLQGRRLEEVPDITARICGICPVAYQMTSVHALEQALGVEITPEIRILRRLLYCGEWIESHVLHIYMLNAPDFFDSHSGIELAKRFPDEVTQGLRIKKVGNRLLEILGGRAIHPVNVRVGGFYRSPEVSQLTELLPDLESALDAAIESARWVAGFDFPCFDLPMEMVALQHDEEYPMNEGHIASSARPKIAVADYEKHFAEVHVPHSTALQSEIGDAGAPYFLGPLARLRFNHERLFPQARRLTDELFPDGPTENRFHSILARSIEVVHSLIEAISIIKSFRPLKRPFVEYTPCNGFGCAATEAPRGMIYHSYQVNDVGEVVTSKIVPPTSQNQKQIELDLVGFLPSIIQQSDDRVAAECEKLIRTYDPCISCSTHFLRLTMERR; from the coding sequence ATGACAGACGGATCGACTCGCAAGATTACCGTGGAGGCGCTCACTCGCGTGGAAGGCGAAGGCGCGCTGCACGTTCGGCTTCGCGATGGCGGAGTCGAAAGCGTGAAACTGTCGATCTACGAGCCGCCCCGATTCTTTGAAGCGTTCCTGCAGGGACGACGTTTGGAGGAAGTGCCCGATATCACCGCCCGCATCTGTGGAATCTGTCCGGTTGCCTATCAAATGACATCCGTGCACGCGTTGGAACAGGCCTTGGGAGTCGAAATCACACCCGAGATCCGCATCCTGCGTCGCTTGCTCTACTGTGGTGAGTGGATTGAGAGCCACGTCCTGCATATTTACATGCTCAACGCACCCGATTTTTTTGACTCACACAGTGGGATCGAACTGGCAAAGCGGTTTCCCGACGAAGTCACCCAGGGGCTGAGGATCAAGAAGGTTGGCAATCGGCTATTGGAGATCCTGGGCGGACGTGCGATCCATCCCGTCAACGTCCGCGTCGGCGGTTTCTACAGGTCTCCGGAGGTTTCGCAGCTGACCGAGCTGCTGCCGGACTTGGAGTCCGCTCTGGATGCGGCGATTGAGTCGGCACGATGGGTGGCCGGATTTGACTTTCCTTGTTTTGATCTGCCGATGGAGATGGTCGCGTTGCAACATGACGAGGAATATCCGATGAACGAAGGTCACATCGCGTCCTCGGCGCGGCCAAAGATCGCTGTGGCTGACTACGAGAAACACTTTGCCGAAGTCCACGTACCGCATAGCACGGCACTGCAGTCGGAGATCGGTGACGCAGGGGCTCCGTATTTCCTGGGACCGCTGGCGCGTTTGCGATTCAATCACGAGAGACTTTTTCCGCAGGCAAGACGCTTGACCGATGAATTGTTTCCCGATGGACCGACCGAGAATCGCTTTCATTCGATTCTGGCGCGCAGCATCGAAGTCGTTCATTCGCTGATCGAAGCGATCTCGATCATCAAGTCGTTTCGCCCACTGAAGCGTCCTTTCGTGGAGTACACGCCGTGCAACGGATTTGGTTGCGCCGCGACGGAGGCACCGCGAGGGATGATCTATCACAGCTATCAGGTCAACGACGTCGGCGAGGTGGTCACGTCAAAGATCGTTCCACCGACGTCACAGAACCAAAAACAAATCGAACTCGATTTAGTCGGATTTCTGCCATCGATCATCCAACAGTCCGACGATCGCGTGGCGGCGGAATGCGAAAAGTTGATTCGCACGTACGATCCCTGTATCAGTTGCAGCACTCATTTCCTCCGATTAACGATGGAGCGCCGATAG